A window of Choloepus didactylus isolate mChoDid1 chromosome 21, mChoDid1.pri, whole genome shotgun sequence contains these coding sequences:
- the PRR14 gene encoding proline-rich protein 14 isoform X3: protein MLRLGPHLAVWSFAERELTVWGRILMRRLIGGTAMLQSGIPQGPPGAAAYPMDFPGDSSPPGRPRLCRQPLSRAALWGAGSPKRPRLQPLGAPSPLEKASRRVLAVVLEDVMAAHMVPLVPQEISPPRHHSNPRDSARSQPPALPSPQAMWSPQARSPDPLHLRREPLSRIHRPPTILRRRPKTTPGPEESPSQREDRAHQPTLVVMLEDIAGRRPPAEVRRLQGSTAETPNFIIPTRRAEPMTMIRQPILPPRDLELPFQPLALPTDPPESAPPAPDPALEPPSTLTPSSLLRPRLSPWGLAPLFRSVRSKLESFADIFLTPNKVPRPPPPPPPMKLELKIAISEAEQSEAAESATAVSPRPPIRQWRAQDHNPPALPAKPSLGRSHSCPNLGPPSPGCTWPLVPPHPSRPRPRRHTVGGGEMARATPPSRPCLRKEVFPLGGVGASPPLVTSCSSTASTSSFSEPADPRLGSPQGKESRAPEDQGLSDPETKNMGKVSRFRIRRTPARPQLNLTPMGLPRPIRLNKKEFSLEEIYTNKNYQSPTTRRTFETIFEEPRMRNGTLIFTSSRKLRRAVEFRDSSLPRSRRPSRGVRAAAGRTLTSNLAPSLDVGPLLQQRLEELDALLLEEEGEEVDGERPHRT from the exons ATGCTCAGGCTCGGGCCGCACCTGGCGGTGTGGAGCTTCGCGGAGCGCGAGCTAACAGTGTGGGGGAGGATCCTCATGCGGCGTCTGATTGGAGGAACCGCAAT GCTGCAATCTGGGATCCCTCAGGGACCCCCCGGAGCCGCCGCTTACCCCATGGACTTCCCCGGGGACTCCAG CCCGCCTGGCCGGCCGCGTCTGTGCCGCCAGCCACTGTCCCGAGCAGCGTTATGGGGAGCCGGGAGCCCGAAACGGCCGAGGCTGCAGCCCCTGGGGGCCCCTTCGCCCCTGGAGAAGGCCTCTCGGCGGGTCCTGGCCGTGGTGCTGGAAGATGTCATGGCTGCCCACATG GTCCCCTTGGTGCCCCAAGAGATTTCTCCCCCTCGGCACCACAGCAACCCTCGGGATTCTGCCCGCAGCCAGCCGCCTGCCTTGCCGTCCCCACAGGCCATGTGGTCCCCACAGGCCAG GTCTCCGGACCCTCTGCACTTGCGCCGAGAGCCCTTGAGCCGCATCCACCGGCCCCCTACCATCCTGAGGCGGCGACCAAAGACAACCCCTGGCCCCGAGGAGAGCCCCTCACAAAGGGAGGACCGGGCCCACCAGCCCACCCTGGTGGTGATGCTGGAAGACATTGCTGGCCGTAGACCCCCAGCGGAGGTACGGAGACTTCAG GGCTCCACTGCTGAGACTCCTAACTTCATCATCCCCACACGAAG AGCTGAGCCCATGACGATGATTCGCCAGCCCATCCTTCCGCCCAGGGACCTGGAACTGCCATTCCAGCCGCTGGCCCTGCCCACAGACCCTCCAGAGAGTGCACCACCAG CCCCAGATCCTGCTCTGGAACCCCCATCAACCCTAACACCGTCCAGCCTTTTACGTCCCCGCCTCAGTCCCTGGGGCTTGGCCCCCCTCTTCCGTTCCGTCCGCTCCAAGCTGGAGAGCTTTGCCGACATCTTCCTCACACCCAACAAAGTTCCccggcccccgcccccgccccctcccATGAAGCTGGAGTTGAAGATTGCCATCTCAGAGGCCGAGCAGTCCGAGGCTGCTGAGAGTGCTACGGCTGTCAGTCCCCGGCCCCCTATCCGCCAGTGGCGGGCCCAGGACCACAACCCCCCAGCTCTCCCCGCTAAGCCCTCTCTGGGCCGAAGCCACTCCTGCCCCAATCTGGGGCCCCCCAGCCCAGGCTGCACCTGGCCCCTTGTCCCACCCCACCCAagccggccccggccccggcggCACACTGTGGGTGGTGGGGAGATGGCCCGAGCCACACCACCCTCTCGGCCCTGTCTCCGGAAAGAGGTCTTCCCTCTCGGAGGAGTGGGAGCCTCCCCTCCCCTTGTCACATCTTGCTCGTCCACTGCGTCCACCTCCTCCTTCTCCGAGCCTGCAGACCCCAG GTTGGGCTCGCCCCAAGGGAAGGAGTCAAGGGCCCCAGAGGACCAGGGGCTTTCAGACCCTGAGACCAAG AACATGGGTAAGGTTTCTCGATTCAGAATACGCAGGACCCCGGCCCGGCCTCAACTCAACCTTACGCCGATGGGGCTGCCCCGACCAATCAG GTTGAATAAGAAAGAGTTTAGCTTGGAAGAAATTTACACCAACAAGAACTACCAATCTCCCACAACCAGGAG GACCTTTGAGACCATCTTTGAGGAACCCCGGATGCGCAACGGGACTCTGATCTTCACCAGCTCAAGGAAGCTCCGGAGGGCTGTTGAGTTTCGGGACAGCAGCCTTCCTCGCTCCCGGCGGCCCTCCCGTGGAGTCCGGGCTGCAGCTGGCAGGACCCTTACTTCCAACCTGGCTCCCAGCCTGGATGTGGGACCCCTGCTGCAGCAGCGGCTGGAGGAGCTGGATGCTTTgctcctggaggaggagggggaggaagttGATGGGGAGCGGCCCCATCGGACCTAG
- the PRR14 gene encoding proline-rich protein 14 isoform X2: protein MMAAEATSLRFSPLRKTGIVDWAVPEGSKNKVLGGWAGLGKTSFKGAGGGSRRRSGIHGRRRPPGRPRLCRQPLSRAALWGAGSPKRPRLQPLGAPSPLEKASRRVLAVVLEDVMAAHMVPLVPQEISPPRHHSNPRDSARSQPPALPSPQAMWSPQARSPDPLHLRREPLSRIHRPPTILRRRPKTTPGPEESPSQREDRAHQPTLVVMLEDIAGRRPPAEVRRLQGSTAETPNFIIPTRRAEPMTMIRQPILPPRDLELPFQPLALPTDPPESAPPAPDPALEPPSTLTPSSLLRPRLSPWGLAPLFRSVRSKLESFADIFLTPNKVPRPPPPPPPMKLELKIAISEAEQSEAAESATAVSPRPPIRQWRAQDHNPPALPAKPSLGRSHSCPNLGPPSPGCTWPLVPPHPSRPRPRRHTVGGGEMARATPPSRPCLRKEVFPLGGVGASPPLVTSCSSTASTSSFSEPADPRLGSPQGKESRAPEDQGLSDPETKNMGKVSRFRIRRTPARPQLNLTPMGLPRPIRLNKKEFSLEEIYTNKNYQSPTTRRTFETIFEEPRMRNGTLIFTSSRKLRRAVEFRDSSLPRSRRPSRGVRAAAGRTLTSNLAPSLDVGPLLQQRLEELDALLLEEEGEEVDGERPHRT, encoded by the exons ATGATGGCCGCCGAAGCGACTTCACTTCGCTTCTCACCACTCCGGAAGACGGGGATTGTCGATTGGGCGGTGCCCGAAGGCTCCAAGAACAAGGTCCTCGGCGGTTGGGCAGGGTTGGGTAAGACTAGTTTTAAAGGAGCCGGGGGTGGGAGCCGTCGAAGATCCGGGATCCACGGGAGGCGGCG CCCGCCTGGCCGGCCGCGTCTGTGCCGCCAGCCACTGTCCCGAGCAGCGTTATGGGGAGCCGGGAGCCCGAAACGGCCGAGGCTGCAGCCCCTGGGGGCCCCTTCGCCCCTGGAGAAGGCCTCTCGGCGGGTCCTGGCCGTGGTGCTGGAAGATGTCATGGCTGCCCACATG GTCCCCTTGGTGCCCCAAGAGATTTCTCCCCCTCGGCACCACAGCAACCCTCGGGATTCTGCCCGCAGCCAGCCGCCTGCCTTGCCGTCCCCACAGGCCATGTGGTCCCCACAGGCCAG GTCTCCGGACCCTCTGCACTTGCGCCGAGAGCCCTTGAGCCGCATCCACCGGCCCCCTACCATCCTGAGGCGGCGACCAAAGACAACCCCTGGCCCCGAGGAGAGCCCCTCACAAAGGGAGGACCGGGCCCACCAGCCCACCCTGGTGGTGATGCTGGAAGACATTGCTGGCCGTAGACCCCCAGCGGAGGTACGGAGACTTCAG GGCTCCACTGCTGAGACTCCTAACTTCATCATCCCCACACGAAG AGCTGAGCCCATGACGATGATTCGCCAGCCCATCCTTCCGCCCAGGGACCTGGAACTGCCATTCCAGCCGCTGGCCCTGCCCACAGACCCTCCAGAGAGTGCACCACCAG CCCCAGATCCTGCTCTGGAACCCCCATCAACCCTAACACCGTCCAGCCTTTTACGTCCCCGCCTCAGTCCCTGGGGCTTGGCCCCCCTCTTCCGTTCCGTCCGCTCCAAGCTGGAGAGCTTTGCCGACATCTTCCTCACACCCAACAAAGTTCCccggcccccgcccccgccccctcccATGAAGCTGGAGTTGAAGATTGCCATCTCAGAGGCCGAGCAGTCCGAGGCTGCTGAGAGTGCTACGGCTGTCAGTCCCCGGCCCCCTATCCGCCAGTGGCGGGCCCAGGACCACAACCCCCCAGCTCTCCCCGCTAAGCCCTCTCTGGGCCGAAGCCACTCCTGCCCCAATCTGGGGCCCCCCAGCCCAGGCTGCACCTGGCCCCTTGTCCCACCCCACCCAagccggccccggccccggcggCACACTGTGGGTGGTGGGGAGATGGCCCGAGCCACACCACCCTCTCGGCCCTGTCTCCGGAAAGAGGTCTTCCCTCTCGGAGGAGTGGGAGCCTCCCCTCCCCTTGTCACATCTTGCTCGTCCACTGCGTCCACCTCCTCCTTCTCCGAGCCTGCAGACCCCAG GTTGGGCTCGCCCCAAGGGAAGGAGTCAAGGGCCCCAGAGGACCAGGGGCTTTCAGACCCTGAGACCAAG AACATGGGTAAGGTTTCTCGATTCAGAATACGCAGGACCCCGGCCCGGCCTCAACTCAACCTTACGCCGATGGGGCTGCCCCGACCAATCAG GTTGAATAAGAAAGAGTTTAGCTTGGAAGAAATTTACACCAACAAGAACTACCAATCTCCCACAACCAGGAG GACCTTTGAGACCATCTTTGAGGAACCCCGGATGCGCAACGGGACTCTGATCTTCACCAGCTCAAGGAAGCTCCGGAGGGCTGTTGAGTTTCGGGACAGCAGCCTTCCTCGCTCCCGGCGGCCCTCCCGTGGAGTCCGGGCTGCAGCTGGCAGGACCCTTACTTCCAACCTGGCTCCCAGCCTGGATGTGGGACCCCTGCTGCAGCAGCGGCTGGAGGAGCTGGATGCTTTgctcctggaggaggagggggaggaagttGATGGGGAGCGGCCCCATCGGACCTAG
- the PRR14 gene encoding proline-rich protein 14 isoform X1, translating into MDFPGDSSPPGRPRLCRQPLSRAALWGAGSPKRPRLQPLGAPSPLEKASRRVLAVVLEDVMAAHMVPLVPQEISPPRHHSNPRDSARSQPPALPSPQAMWSPQARSPDPLHLRREPLSRIHRPPTILRRRPKTTPGPEESPSQREDRAHQPTLVVMLEDIAGRRPPAEVRRLQGSTAETPNFIIPTRRAEPMTMIRQPILPPRDLELPFQPLALPTDPPESAPPAPDPALEPPSTLTPSSLLRPRLSPWGLAPLFRSVRSKLESFADIFLTPNKVPRPPPPPPPMKLELKIAISEAEQSEAAESATAVSPRPPIRQWRAQDHNPPALPAKPSLGRSHSCPNLGPPSPGCTWPLVPPHPSRPRPRRHTVGGGEMARATPPSRPCLRKEVFPLGGVGASPPLVTSCSSTASTSSFSEPADPRLGSPQGKESRAPEDQGLSDPETKNMGKVSRFRIRRTPARPQLNLTPMGLPRPIRLNKKEFSLEEIYTNKNYQSPTTRRTFETIFEEPRMRNGTLIFTSSRKLRRAVEFRDSSLPRSRRPSRGVRAAAGRTLTSNLAPSLDVGPLLQQRLEELDALLLEEEGEEVDGERPHRT; encoded by the exons ATGGACTTCCCCGGGGACTCCAG CCCGCCTGGCCGGCCGCGTCTGTGCCGCCAGCCACTGTCCCGAGCAGCGTTATGGGGAGCCGGGAGCCCGAAACGGCCGAGGCTGCAGCCCCTGGGGGCCCCTTCGCCCCTGGAGAAGGCCTCTCGGCGGGTCCTGGCCGTGGTGCTGGAAGATGTCATGGCTGCCCACATG GTCCCCTTGGTGCCCCAAGAGATTTCTCCCCCTCGGCACCACAGCAACCCTCGGGATTCTGCCCGCAGCCAGCCGCCTGCCTTGCCGTCCCCACAGGCCATGTGGTCCCCACAGGCCAG GTCTCCGGACCCTCTGCACTTGCGCCGAGAGCCCTTGAGCCGCATCCACCGGCCCCCTACCATCCTGAGGCGGCGACCAAAGACAACCCCTGGCCCCGAGGAGAGCCCCTCACAAAGGGAGGACCGGGCCCACCAGCCCACCCTGGTGGTGATGCTGGAAGACATTGCTGGCCGTAGACCCCCAGCGGAGGTACGGAGACTTCAG GGCTCCACTGCTGAGACTCCTAACTTCATCATCCCCACACGAAG AGCTGAGCCCATGACGATGATTCGCCAGCCCATCCTTCCGCCCAGGGACCTGGAACTGCCATTCCAGCCGCTGGCCCTGCCCACAGACCCTCCAGAGAGTGCACCACCAG CCCCAGATCCTGCTCTGGAACCCCCATCAACCCTAACACCGTCCAGCCTTTTACGTCCCCGCCTCAGTCCCTGGGGCTTGGCCCCCCTCTTCCGTTCCGTCCGCTCCAAGCTGGAGAGCTTTGCCGACATCTTCCTCACACCCAACAAAGTTCCccggcccccgcccccgccccctcccATGAAGCTGGAGTTGAAGATTGCCATCTCAGAGGCCGAGCAGTCCGAGGCTGCTGAGAGTGCTACGGCTGTCAGTCCCCGGCCCCCTATCCGCCAGTGGCGGGCCCAGGACCACAACCCCCCAGCTCTCCCCGCTAAGCCCTCTCTGGGCCGAAGCCACTCCTGCCCCAATCTGGGGCCCCCCAGCCCAGGCTGCACCTGGCCCCTTGTCCCACCCCACCCAagccggccccggccccggcggCACACTGTGGGTGGTGGGGAGATGGCCCGAGCCACACCACCCTCTCGGCCCTGTCTCCGGAAAGAGGTCTTCCCTCTCGGAGGAGTGGGAGCCTCCCCTCCCCTTGTCACATCTTGCTCGTCCACTGCGTCCACCTCCTCCTTCTCCGAGCCTGCAGACCCCAG GTTGGGCTCGCCCCAAGGGAAGGAGTCAAGGGCCCCAGAGGACCAGGGGCTTTCAGACCCTGAGACCAAG AACATGGGTAAGGTTTCTCGATTCAGAATACGCAGGACCCCGGCCCGGCCTCAACTCAACCTTACGCCGATGGGGCTGCCCCGACCAATCAG GTTGAATAAGAAAGAGTTTAGCTTGGAAGAAATTTACACCAACAAGAACTACCAATCTCCCACAACCAGGAG GACCTTTGAGACCATCTTTGAGGAACCCCGGATGCGCAACGGGACTCTGATCTTCACCAGCTCAAGGAAGCTCCGGAGGGCTGTTGAGTTTCGGGACAGCAGCCTTCCTCGCTCCCGGCGGCCCTCCCGTGGAGTCCGGGCTGCAGCTGGCAGGACCCTTACTTCCAACCTGGCTCCCAGCCTGGATGTGGGACCCCTGCTGCAGCAGCGGCTGGAGGAGCTGGATGCTTTgctcctggaggaggagggggaggaagttGATGGGGAGCGGCCCCATCGGACCTAG